AGGTTACCAGCGCTGTTCAAGAATAGGTGGTTTGTGAATGATCCAAACAGCCATGTATATGTCATTTGTAGAAGCGTTACAAATACGATGTTAATAAAGTTCATCATCCCGAGTGTATATTGTTCATAAGCGTGGTGTAAATGGGCGAATCCAAACAAATTAGGTACTACAAATTTCAGGTAGTTCGCATCATGAATAGTAGAGTTATGGCATAACCTCAAGTAGCATACTAGGATCATTGATGTGTAGAATAACTCTTCGGTGACTGGTCCAAATATATAGTCTCTGAAACCCCAGATATTGCTAAACTCGTAGATAATGTCCTTAAACATATCATTCCACGACTTGTCGGGCATGAAACAGTAATGTAGGAAGGAATCTATCAGAGGAGACGTGTATAGTATAGCCGCTAACTTCATGTGCGATACAACGTCTTTAAAGTAACCTCTGGGAATCCATTCAGGTAGTCCAGTTTTTGGATTATTCAAAAACCCTGGTACTAATCCGAAACGTAGTAGGgtatttttgatatcatcaCCGTTGAGATACTTCAGAACCAATGGAATCATAATAAGGTTCAAGAGAGTCAACAAAGTGACTGATTTCATCCTGGCCTTGATCACATTAGGGTCATTTCTTCTAATCTT
The Kluyveromyces marxianus DMKU3-1042 DNA, complete genome, chromosome 1 DNA segment above includes these coding regions:
- the RCE1 gene encoding CAAX prenyl protease, translated to MGMERLSDVIGIYVSVSYVIAVYLASKNVNDFKIRRNDPNVIKARMKSVTLLTLLNLIMIPLVLKYLNGDDIKNTLLRFGLVPGFLNNPKTGLPEWIPRGYFKDVVSHMKLAAILYTSPLIDSFLHYCFMPDKSWNDMFKDIIYEFSNIWGFRDYIFGPVTEELFYTSMILVCYLRLCHNSTIHDANYLKFVVPNLFGFAHLHHAYEQYTLGMMNFINIVFVTLLQMTYTWLFGSFTNHLFLNSAGNLLSCILIHTFCNFMGLPQGNSFSKSYSILPEGKKSRLGTMASLIWRLLYLPTLIITIVAFKNNFSSLTRSDSFPALI